The sequence ttgtggcgtgcgtcttgatgttatttcaaaatgaagggacctacaattttatgacgactccgaacggcagatatattaatgaagagcttttccatggcagaaatacactcggaggttttccatttacacttttttgatgtttcacggAGCTTCGAACCAACgtctaccgaatggtagttccgcactaaccattcggctacgacggccgctatCGATTTATTTTCCCTTTACAAGAGTAAGTTTCTACCACATGGTCAATTGGACTTATTAAACGAAGCAATCTACGTCCTCTTTTTTTTGTACTACACAGTGGAAGAAACCTTCTGTTACTTCATTCAGTGCCAAGATTGGCCGAGATTGTCAGTGGGCCTCAAAGACCTACAATTATCTTTATCAGCAAACCGCAGAAcactgtttatttcaaaaaaacgaGCTCTTGATATAATGGCGCGAATATTGGCCTCCCATACATTTCATTCCAAATTTTGAGTATAAGCTCATAGTTAATTTTAAGAACCGGAAAAGCattaaacaaattatatgttatataataaataatttatataataaatgtatataaattatatatatataaatatatagtatatatatagtatatatatatattatatataatatatatatatattatatataatatatatatattatgctctaactttaaatttgtttaccgAATTTGCTTATGATTTTATTAGTTATATTATCAAAAGGCACCAaatatcattttaattttaaaattgcataccaaatTTGAGCAATGCTTCTTTGTTACTTACTGAAATACGACTTGCCTGTGTTTAAATTATCGCTAATGAAAGTTAAGCGTTATTGATGATTTTGAACATTTTAGATAGCACTTTCCTTACACCAAAAGTAGTTTCGGCGATCTCAATTGCTTGTAAAGGTGGACGGACGAACGTGGCTACATCTAGTCCTCtctgcttatatacatatgtacataccataATATAtgacctatgtatgtatgatacagggtggctgatgaaagccgctaccaaaaaaaaattgaataactttttttctttttaagttatctgttccatttttgttttaatttgcagattgatctttaaaatttattaaaatggataactgggacacgcaaacaagaattgggatagtccgccgctatcacgcactggagtccgtagttttggtacagagagagctgcagctatacaaagcaattcaagggtttcaacaagaagcttatctgctcaacttggtgtcagccgacagtctttgcaaacaataatgcacaaagatttagacttatttccctacaaaattcaaatggttaacaaactgaatgcagcagacttgccgattcgcttggaattttgccagaagatcctgcaaatggtggaagaagaccaaaacatgttaaactgccttttcatgtctgatgaggcccatttcgatttaaacggcaatgtgaacaaacaaaattgtcgaatatggagtacttctaacccacagatactccacgagacggaattgcatcctcttcgcgtgacagtgttgtgcggtttcttcacgctgtattgtcgggctttatttttttgaagaaaatggtcacaccgttacggttactggagaccgttatttgaaaatgctgaaagaatttttctatccagaactatgccgaaagagaattcctttcaactctgtgtggtttcaacaagatggggcaacgtctcacatagcccagactgttatgacagagttgcgacgaaaatttcccaataaactgatttcaagaaactccgaatttcgttggccccccaggtcgcctgaccttactgcacctgactttttcttgtggggtttatgtaaacaagaagtttataaaacaaagccaacaaatttggatgaactaaaacaatccattcgggcaacaattgcggctattcctgtcgcaactctcaaagcagcaatgaacaactttttactaagatgccgcacttgtgtcaacgagcatgccgcataaattcaattatttttaaaactagttaagctacatttaataaaatttaatgaccttcaacttgaaaaaaaaataaatgaattccatacactaaaaaaaaagttatttgagtttcttaatgtagcaaaattcatcagccaccctgtacattcCGATCCAATCAGCTGAAACAAGGAACGTTTTTCGCTACATTTGGATTCATTTTACCCTAGAACGTTATTACTACACCATGTATAAAAATACAAGTTCTCAACAGTCCTTACAGATTGACTAGCTACATAAGTGCACATCTCGAagtttataatttaagaaattttttaaattactttcgaATGTAAACGTCATGTACTTTGTACATataaagtaattgattcaaGGCAAGTAATAACGGAAGTGCTCTTCTCCTACTCTTGACCAAATAATGGCGAAATGAGTTTCAAGTCATAAAAACGCAACACGTACTCATCAAAAAATCTATGAAAAGCCGCAAAACTTCTCAAATTGCTATCATTCACAGCTTTCGCTATTGCAGGTTATCAAAAGATGTTGGGGGCGTGGATAACTGCGCTCCCCAAATGGTGTGTTAACTTCCAAGTCGGCAGGTATTCATTTTTAACCAAACACTCTTCTTGatatgcacattttttattaaaagggaAGCTTAGGTACTTTGGCAGATTTatcaaaattcaccaaattacTTTAGGTCAAGTGCAATAAAACAAACGGCAAACTGCGAAAGTCAGAAAAGTTATACAAGCGTTCATCTAATTAAGTTTTTGAACTACCATAAAATGTGTACGCGTTCACAGAAAGAAAACAATCGAGAACAGAAAAAGAATGAGAGATCATTGAATGTACCCAAAGCTAGAGTAATCATTAAATAGTAAAGTGAGGACAAGGGGATGATTTATTGTGTCAGACAAACTCTCACATTTACGTTGCGTGAGAGATCAGGTATTAAAATCACAatgttatacctacatatatgctcccataatatatatatatatatataattggcgcttacacccttttttgggtgttgggctgagctcctccacctattagtggcgtgcgtcttgatgttgttccatatgCTGGTTCCTATGATACTGAACCAAAAAACCAATTGACTAATAAGTTTGTCTATAAGTTAATACCATCGATAATTAAAATATCAGAAAGAGAAATTCATATAAGAAACACAATATCTAGGTTacattaaacaattaaaaaaaaaacactaaaataaattatgagGAGCAGTGTAGGTCGTTTAACAATTAATTCTTCAATCAACTGGCCAACTAATATAACTAAAAAactaatttagaaaatattgttttttctaaCTAGGAGTCTGACTTCGATATTTCAGGGGCAGAAATAAGCCGAACCTTCCCCGACGCACCCATTCCCATGACAGCCGATTCTACGCAACAAGACtgcaatgcaattcttgcaatcgctggtgccactttcggaggtgctctggcctgcgcaccacccgtgagtggacacgcgacttcgttgccccctgctgcagagctctgcacccgcaaccgctcTTAGCGGCGCGACCGTCCGTCAACGTCAGGCCACAACAACtcttgcggaacgcacagcaggaccaacgcagacaacaccaCACTCCCGAGGAATTTTAAACTCCTACAActaaactgcaacggacttacgaatAAGATTGACGaaatagtcgactttatgagccgacatggtatcaagatagctgcggtccaagagacaaaactgcacgctagctccccctgatcaccagggacggctacaacgtgcaccgaaaggatcgcgagcgagaccaCGGTGAAGGCTTAGCGTTCATAATCCACcatacagtgcagtatcgtcttatcgatgaaggcatcgaccgcagggacactaccttagaatgtcaagggatagctgtccggtcaggtgatgccgagctcgaaacatataatatttacacaCCCCCCTGTCAccgctgcccggcaggatatcaccctgatattggGGGGGAAacccgattggtagtaggtgactttaatgcgcatcacgatctttggcattcaagcctgccaaatgatcgtaggggacagctattggcggAGCAGATAGATGACTCGACATTCACTGTAAACGACGatgcccccaccagggtagtgggcaattgcagcagctcgcccgacatcacaattgctagcgcaggtctgataaatagcataacctggtgACCTATGCTATcacttgcatcagaccacttgcccattatcatctcgatcgagaaacctgccgactttgtttccccggatcaccggtcatacatcaacttcaacaaagctgattggaccagattcgcgaaATTTACTGAAGACATCTTCGCCGCTCTCCTcattcccaccgatgtgcgcgcaggcgaacgtgCATTCCGTAAGGCGATCACAGCTGCCGCTGCCCGCTTCATACCCGCTGGAAGGATCCGGGacatacgtcccaatttcccagctgaagcagctgttctGGCGAACGAGCGTCATCGCCTACGCCAGGCCCATCCAGGGGATCCTcggataaaggatctcaattccgAGATACGGCAACTGGTAGCCCGACACAAGCGGAACAAATGGGAAGAGCGTTTGaagtcctgcaacttcacctcGGGTGTGATCCAAatggctgcacaaactgacatacaacagtgcgccacttgctttccccagcgatgaggttcaggggacCATCAAGCACATGAAGCCAtccaaagccattggccctgacggactaaacatgctgatgtggaaaaagctgggtccatcgGGAGTAGAATAACTCACCAAGGTCTTCAACTTGTcgatggccactctcatcattcctgataattGGAAATTAGGGAGAATGGTCCCAccactgaagcctgggaaacccgccaaccaaggggagtcttatcgcccgataactctcctttccccagtagtgaagactcttgaggCCCTTCTACTTCTACTCTTTACGAAACACCTGACCCCAGCCTCGCACCAGCATGGTTTCtgaagagtgcacagcaccaccacggcgctcaccgtcattaacacccaggtaaaccgcggcctcaaccaaaaccgcccctgcgagaggactttCCTAGTAGCTTTGGatttaaaaaaggctttcgatacagtcagcaacgccacgctactagaagacattttacagtcgacactcccgccaagggctgaagaggtggaccgctcTCATACTGCACGacaatggcgtcgggcaatgacatcgatggcctatgctccaaggttaacgactacctcgccagcgcttctcgcttcttcactgcgaggaatttacaactctcccccactaaatccacggcgacccttttcgcCACCTGGACAAAGGTACAACTcaaggtgaaagtcgatgatacacaaattccgacggttaacaaccccaaaatattgggagttacctttggcagcttgctctccttctcagcgctaacaaccgctattgcaactaaagtacagaatcgctACAAGATTCTCAAGTGgctcgccggcagcacttggggcaaagacaaggaaatgttgctgtcgacttttaaagcaatatgccgaccggttctaaactattcTGCGCCTgcctggtcgcctggaaccaatgattcgcagtggacgaagctccagacctgccaaaacactaCATTAAGGACCGTGACAGGATGTCTTCTGATGTCACCTATACAACACCTACATAATAAAGCCCAAATGCTgcctgttaaggagcataacaaattgctcagtCAGCAGGCCTctacccatgcagacacctgctcgagtcTGAGCcaggaggcatttcctcaactacgcggacgagatctcaGATAAAACAAACAGACAGcgactggatcggacagtgtacagacaggccataaacgacattcatcgggagactctcaccacctctctcaccaccttcttaagctcccgaaccccgaatgccgttatcggagtccaaccaccaccaatcgcagacgaagagctccaacttacCCGAgggtcccgcgtaaccttggcacaattacgttctggatattgtggCAGATTAAACTCCCACttatccaaaatcgaccccgacataccaaacatatatcCAGCATGTGGaagcacgacactaaccaccttttcacatgccctatgaaacccactcatctaacacccctctccctctggaccccaCTCGTCGAAACAACTAGTTTCCTGAGCCTACCGtaagatgagctagacgaagacgaccggtgattacgctaCACTGATAGGGCAAAGGTaccgctacaacaacaacaacaacaacaacaacaacaacggtccCACCAGGATAGTGAGTAACTGAAGCAGCTCGCCCGACCTAACAGTTGCTAGCGCTGTTCTGGTCAATAGCGTAACCTGGCGACGTTTGCTATCACTGGCATCagaccatttgtttattatcgtctcgattgagaaaCCTGCCCACTTTGTTTCTACAAAACACCGATCCTGCGTCGGTTTCCCCGAATTCTCCGTGAACATCTTCACCTATCTTACCATCCCCATCGATGTGGCGTAAGCGAACGTGTATTCCACAAGGTAATCAATAATGCTACAGCTCGCGTCACTCCAGCTGGAAGGATTCCCCAACCGAAGCAGCCGTTTTAGCAAACGACGGTGACCACTTACGCCAGGCACATCTCGGGGATCCCCGAATAAGgaatctcaatttggagattaGGCAACTGGTCATCCAGCACAAGCAGAACACATGGGAGGAGCATTTGAAGACCTGCAATTTCACCTCTGGCGTGAGTCAGCTCTGATCCACCGTAAAGTCCCTATCAAATCCAACttaacacaacgacaaggtgatAATCACCTTTAGTCGTTGCACTActtcggacccgaagagatgcgcgagcttttttagccggcaattcatTTTGCAACCTCTCGTCGAGCTACACAAATTACCAAACAATCGTGGGCCACTTACACCGTTCAGGAAGCCATCTAAAAAGCAAAAGCTGAATTATGCTGCGTTCGTCTGgcaccagtgatacgcagtggacaacGCAttagacatgtcaaaatacttCAAACAGGACAGCCacgggttgcctcctgatgtccctcctgcaacaccttcacaacgagggtTCCAcgctcccggttaaggagcacaGCAAAATACTCGGCGAGCAATTTCTAATTGTGTGCTATCCAAGGATTCACCCGTAATTAATTGTTACAGCAGCacataaaaattaacaattgaTTAATTCGTAAATGCTGCCACAACAATAAATTGTTATTAATTGATGAATTGTTAATTTGCAATTATCCACAGTTGCAGTTAtcaattattagtttttattgaccTTACTATTAAAATTTGTCCAACACTGATAGCaaccattaaatttttataatacaagTTGTGACGAAATTAAGTTCAATAATAAAACCACGTTTGGGTTTGGAGTAAACCGCCAATAAAACGCTGGAATTGCTACTTCTTAATTGACACGCGTCGACGTCTTTTTTTTGAGGGCACTTTGGGGCCTACATTTGAGCCGTCAATGTCATCAATTTCCTTGAGTGTGCGCTTTTGggctttcttattaatttttgtcaaatttttaaaCAGCTGTGAGGCTGATTCCTGATTGCTCTCATGCTCTAAGATTTCTGCGTGGTCCGGTGTTGGAGAAGAGCATGCTTCACTATCACCGTCACCTTGCGACGAGTGATGTCTCAGAACTCCACGCACTCGTGGACTGGGCTGAACTATATCCGCCGATTGTCTACTGTTCGTATCATCAACATTGCTACAATCTCCATAATTGTCATTTTCACACCTGCGAAGTTTACGTTTTAAcggtttttgtgttttcgttaaacgatttgaaatttgttttgaagtTGATAAGGATCTTGCCTTGCACAATGTGTCATCGCATTCCCTTCTATCATCGCACACTTCGGCAGCGCTATCGTAGATATCACTCTTGCTGTCCTTATACTCATTACGTCTGCGAGTAATACGATCACGCTTCATGCACTCTTTGTCGCTTTCATTCGGCGAAGATTCGGCTTGTTTGTCCTCTGGAAGATCGTCAACAATTTCTTGATTAATGCTCTCAACACTGGGATCTACGGAAATTTCACTGGTATGCGAAAATGTGCGCTCTACAGCCGCTTTTAAAGCATGTGTGTGAAAGCGAAAATCATGGACAGTACCCTGATGCAAAAAATGGACTATACCGCTATTTGTCTTCTTTGACAGAACGATAGTAAAACGATGGAAGGTTTCTAGATGCAATATTACTTTTGGTATGAGTTTCGTCTCTCTCAAAATTTTAGCACTCTCGGCTTTTGGATTTGAATGTTTACCTTGTGGCTGCTCTTTATCTATAACATTTGCTTCAATGTACGAGACGAGCGCGTAAATGTTTGTGGGAAGTGATTTGCCAACGGAACGCAACAAATATTCGAACCTAAAAATATGAATTAGGCACAATTTATATAGTGTTAAAAATATGGTGGCTAGCAGTATATACTCACTTAGTCGATTGCATGCAAACTTGCGATGATCCAACGCAAATTAAAAAGTGTTTAGTAAGATTCTTGAGGCAGATATAGTGTTGTATTAGGAGTTTCAATAATTGATCCATGGTCGTGCCCAAAGGAATACAGACATTCGCCAAATGTATCAAGGCATTTGAGATATGAACCAGCTGCGAACATATGGAACGCTCCATAGAACGCAGTTGACTAAGACACATATCTCGCTCATCTTCGGTTACAATGCGATATTTAAAGTTTAAGTTGTTTGCCTTTAGGATAAAGTAAGCTACGTCATCTATTTGCTTGCGTAAAGCTTGACACAAATACGAGAAATATGATTCAACGCTTTCAACAGTCAAAGACTTTAGAACAAAGGCGGGGGGACACTAAACaacgcaaaaattaaagaattattaaaaattattaccattttttatatttactcacatCCCTCTCGTATAAATCATCAGCGACGCAGCCCCAAATATTATACAATTGCATTGCTATTGTGTTGAAGAATGCGCCGGAATGTGTTTTCTGTCGTTGTATGAATAGCAGTTTGTGTACTAAACCCAAATTCTTAGACTTCACCTCATAGCACTTGCAGAATTTAAGTAGCCACGAATACGACTCCGTAGTTAGGCGATCCTCGAAAGAAAGATTATCGTAAAGAACTTCAAGACACTGCATTAAGGCTTGTAATATTCTCTGTCGATCATCGTTTTCAGAATCACTTGCGCCTTTGCATGAATTAGATGAATCATGCCGCTGCTCGCTCTCCATGAATTCATCAATTAGGTCATGCAATATTGCTGGGGATTGCTTACAGTGATTGCTTGTATGGAAATCTTTGacagtaaaaaacaaataaatataaatcttgCATTAAATAGTAAACGTAGAACGAACCAAATCCTTTCAAAAATACAtcagcaaattttttcttataaattgcATTTGCAGTTTGCAAACATTGCTGAAAACACTCGGCTCCTAAAGCAGCTGTCTTTTTGTCAAAATCAGCCCACACTCCTGGCAAACGAAGTATACAGCGTtcatataccacttttgttatgtcTGTGAGATACTTCAAGGTGCGACTGCTGTGTGATAATTGTTTATATTCAGACTCATTACGCAGAGCTTCCACCTTTTGCCCCGCTATTCCAAAAACATAACGGACAAATTCTACATTGGAGCGAAGGGGCGCAGTATATTGGCTTGCGACAAAGGGCACAGTGTCTCTATAAGGCAGATCTTTATAATGTACTACTATTTTGATAAAGCTTCACTTACTCATGTAGAACTCGGAGAAGTTTTCCCACGACGGACAAATCCCAAATATTTTCAACGTAATTTCTGTGAAACTTCTTTATTACCACACCATTAACAGTTATGTTTTTCAAAGAAGAGCCATCCACTTTATCATGCCTATTCTTTTTTTGTAACTGTTTTCTGGAGAAATTTCCATATAACTACAAAGCATAATCAAATTGAAAGTACGTATTTACCGCaatgaaatatgatatttattgttttgtaatTTATCTATTGTTAGTATTTCAGACTTCATACCTTGTGTATCTCGCTGAGCTTACAGTGTGCTTTAAATAATGGTAAAATATGTTTCACAGAGTCATTGTTATGTTGTGATGTGAGCAATGAGTAGGCAATCAAGCCTTCTAAAAAATTCATCTGTTGTTCCAATAAAGCGCATTTTAAAGGTGTCCAGTTATCATTCTGAAATGGCAATgcacaaacaaattatttattatataatatatataattggcgcgtacaccctttttgggtgtttggccgagctcctcctcgtatttgtggtgtgcgccttgatgttgttccacaaatggagggacctacagttttaagccgactccgaacggcagatatttttaggaggagctttttcatggcggaaatacactcggaggtttgccattgcctgccgaggggcgaccgctattagaaaaatgtttttcttaattttggtgttttcaccgagattcgaaccgaggttctctctgtgaattccgaatggtagtcgcgcaccaacccattcggcta is a genomic window of Anastrepha ludens isolate Willacy chromosome 6, idAnaLude1.1, whole genome shotgun sequence containing:
- the LOC128866487 gene encoding Fanconi anemia group I protein homolog, with protein sequence MSAIEKVDKSSNIPRLESNGKSVELLIGEYGEKKNILQLQTLIEKTSTTTLVAILKTKLGRNDCVSFWSYLFEGLSFGYNRDMVEKRFACVKCMLDGLQEVELCYKQTYDLIIRLCHHLSTFPPKQLIEILEICIDGIRMGDRKYICWKNLLPDVLSVLAHQPQILLNGITMRGQEFRDNIIRSLTTMRWPLEIVTPIADMFKELGLKTAEKTIVLNKFGGVLQTLAPAELPALAFQLFSMCSTCTEIMILVLAFEKYFHRFYYKKLFADMQSNSTDFDSIDYYSDKELREAEETILHHLNYCTQYKISEIQMCATLRNFNSMPDIILTPFLLSAIISMTSANREPESQRLTTSVLLHFLRGVIHSNEHEQTIADYSVWCRDTLQRKQVELDYVFTVLIDQNKQGQDVITPGLVSLAFTLLKAKGNAPLNSLAMSFLTKFIRKRFVFGQGIVQKLAEWMVVEQDQFQFGECLMMLSVADTFTVSECIKTIKYVMDLFLWIPGEQSMRMMSFILPILKLSAPVRDALIEVLSKVIKSSDQRIRAVAVYGFCMILKQLNNSNSLRSQSTASSFCTQHSISGFSLMSQATLGNRHNSHRHFDMLTLEIIGILRSCFTNSLTTKRVLYENLQRAVELNPKLVPHVLQFIDSHFRSFFRASNNIGDVEDIYVLFEKVVYAATTNAYELHVQDNLGLLIQFISHCLAQFQHFESEYDVIEIQRLLRLAMKKVITKDLQFEEKNDNWTPLKCALLEQQMNFLEGLIAYSLLTSQHNNDSVKHILPLFKAHCKLSEIHKLYGNFSRKQLQKKNRHDKVDGSSLKNITVNGVVIKKFHRNYVENIWDLSVVGKLLRVLHEDTVPFVASQYTAPLRSNVEFVRYVFGIAGQKVEALRNESEYKQLSHSSRTLKYLTDITKVVYERCILRLPGVWADFDKKTAALGAECFQQCLQTANAIYKKKFADVFLKGFDFHTSNHCKQSPAILHDLIDEFMESEQRHDSSNSCKGASDSENDDRQRILQALMQCLEVLYDNLSFEDRLTTESYSWLLKFCKCYEVKSKNLGLVHKLLFIQRQKTHSGAFFNTIAMQLYNIWGCVADDLYERDCPPAFVLKSLTVESVESYFSYLCQALRKQIDDVAYFILKANNLNFKYRIVTEDERDMCLSQLRSMERSICSQLVHISNALIHLANVCIPLGTTMDQLLKLLIQHYICLKNLTKHFLICVGSSQVCMQSTKFEYLLRSVGKSLPTNIYALVSYIEANVIDKEQPQGKHSNPKAESAKILRETKLIPKVILHLETFHRFTIVLSKKTNSGIVHFLHQGTVHDFRFHTHALKAAVERTFSHTSEISVDPSVESINQEIVDDLPEDKQAESSPNESDKECMKRDRITRRRNEYKDSKSDIYDSAAEVCDDRRECDDTLCKARSLSTSKQISNRLTKTQKPLKRKLRRCENDNYGDCSNVDDTNSRQSADIVQPSPRVRGVLRHHSSQGDGDSEACSSPTPDHAEILEHESNQESASQLFKNLTKINKKAQKRTLKEIDDIDGSNVGPKVPSKKRRRRVSIKK